Proteins encoded within one genomic window of Arachis ipaensis cultivar K30076 chromosome B08, Araip1.1, whole genome shotgun sequence:
- the LOC107613976 gene encoding polyadenylate-binding protein-interacting protein 6 produces the protein MKQIVSSLNPYAASYVPLSKRESHGATADPFQSPPYHAAQNQHHQFHSNASASKPVAETFQGNINNPASSSYGSVPAGFVDNQFADYDPDMDVEYLRMQFPGISEESLRDVYMVNECDIDAAVEMLNQLELKFDGVESSGSLPETLDIGDVSESGSASDSASLKLKNVAAEASTSTSSSHLSANTL, from the exons ATGAAGCAAATAGTGTCTTCTTTGAATCCATATGCAGCATCCTATGTTCCACTCTCTAAAAGAGAGTCACATGGTGCAACTGCTGATCCATTTCAGAGTCCTCCTTATCATGCTGCACAGAATCAACACCATCAGTTTCACTCGAATGCTTCGGCTTCTAAACCGGTTGCCGAAACTTTCCAAGGGAATATCAACAACCCTGCATCTAGTTCTTACGGCTCGGTGCCGGCAGGTTTTGTAGATAACCAGTTCGCGGATTATGATCCTGATATGGATGTTGAATATCTTAGAATGCAGTTCCCAGGTATTTCTGAAGAATCCCTTAGAGATGTCTATATGGTAAACGAGTGTGACATCGATGCTGCTGTTGAAATGCTGAACCAACTTGAACTTAAG TTCGATGGTGTCGAGTCCTCTGGAAGTCTTCCGGAGACGCTGGATATTGGCGATGTATCGGAATCTGGATCAGCTTCTGATTCTGCATCATTGAAACTGAAGAATGTAGCAGCTGAAGCTAGCACTTCAACTTCTTCATCCCATTTATCTGCCAATACATTATGA